A part of Pararoseomonas sp. SCSIO 73927 genomic DNA contains:
- a CDS encoding restriction endonuclease, producing the protein MGTGILLASVALLALAVLFLLRDDAAASELPANLSPRDFERHCANLLAARGWSVTLGRGSADQGVDVLARKGGRSVVLQCKLHARPVGNRAVQEALAGRGFAGADLAAVVSNATYTPAAHALAARVGVLLLQVSDLARADALFRRGGWEAPPVTVQPSRAPRRARGPGRSRATRPFCKGLVPAGLLAGLILLWPQMPPAPSDRPGPRRTVSRPSPSLPLPPPVPPGPPRRAG; encoded by the coding sequence ATGGGAACGGGGATTCTTCTCGCTTCCGTCGCGCTCCTCGCCCTCGCGGTCCTCTTTCTCCTCCGCGACGATGCCGCGGCGTCGGAACTGCCCGCCAACCTCTCCCCGCGCGACTTCGAGCGTCACTGCGCCAACCTTCTCGCGGCCCGGGGCTGGTCCGTCACCCTCGGCCGCGGCTCCGCCGACCAGGGCGTGGACGTGCTGGCACGCAAGGGCGGGCGCTCCGTCGTGCTCCAGTGCAAGCTGCACGCGCGGCCGGTCGGCAACCGGGCGGTGCAGGAGGCACTGGCCGGCCGCGGCTTCGCCGGGGCGGACCTCGCGGCGGTGGTCTCCAACGCCACCTACACGCCCGCAGCCCACGCCCTGGCGGCGCGGGTGGGCGTGCTGCTGCTGCAGGTCTCGGACCTCGCGCGGGCGGACGCGCTGTTCCGGCGCGGAGGTTGGGAAGCGCCGCCGGTGACGGTGCAGCCGAGCCGGGCTCCTCGTCGCGCGCGCGGGCCGGGACGCAGCAGGGCGACGCGGCCGTTCTGCAAAGGGCTGGTGCCGGCAGGGCTGCTGGCCGGCCTCATCCTGCTCTGGCCGCAGATGCCGCCGGCCCCTTCGGACCGGCCCGGCCCGCGCCGGACCGTGTCGCGCCCGTCGCCGTCGCTGCCACTCCCTCCTCCGGTGCCGCCCGGCCCGCCCCGGAGAGCGGGATAG